One segment of Desulfovibrio sp. DNA contains the following:
- a CDS encoding SPOR domain-containing protein, translating to MPPATRQPSSDQANDKKCLCLRPSSLLAAGFLVVAAVVLAYLGGVMSGRAYWKAHPQPIAVRSGTSAASAPSSATTPDDDPHASGGDQDAGADAGASEPKQKVLTAEELRFARVLRNDAATGDAPLKPLPPMTPVQPKPAGVAQAGVAPAQQGGAQGGAAGQQAAPVGIARPQTSGMYDYVFQVGAFKDADAVDSLRQRLEGRGMRTKMERSGKLYVVLVLLRGDEARAAEVLRSTEGMGLGKPIQRSRKPVLQQ from the coding sequence ATGCCTCCTGCTACCCGTCAGCCTTCATCCGATCAGGCAAATGATAAAAAATGCCTGTGCCTGCGCCCTTCATCCTTGCTGGCGGCGGGCTTTCTGGTGGTGGCGGCAGTGGTGCTGGCATACCTTGGCGGGGTTATGAGTGGCAGAGCCTACTGGAAGGCCCACCCGCAACCCATTGCGGTCAGGTCGGGCACGTCTGCGGCAAGCGCGCCTTCATCCGCAACCACACCGGACGATGACCCGCATGCCTCGGGCGGCGATCAGGACGCCGGTGCAGATGCGGGAGCAAGCGAACCCAAGCAAAAAGTGCTGACCGCCGAGGAACTGCGTTTTGCCAGAGTGCTGCGCAACGATGCCGCCACGGGCGATGCCCCGCTCAAACCCTTGCCGCCCATGACGCCGGTGCAGCCCAAACCCGCCGGTGTAGCTCAGGCCGGGGTTGCGCCAGCACAGCAAGGGGGCGCGCAGGGCGGCGCGGCAGGGCAGCAGGCTGCCCCGGTCGGTATTGCAAGGCCGCAGACATCCGGAATGTACGATTACGTGTTCCAGGTGGGCGCATTCAAGGATGCCGACGCTGTGGACTCTTTGCGCCAGCGTCTGGAGGGCAGGGGAATGCGCACAAAGATGGAGCGTTCGGGCAAACTCTATGTGGTGCTGGTGTTGTTACGCGGCGATGAGGCCAGGGCCGCGGAGGTGCTGCGCTCCACAGAAGGCATGGGACTGGGCAAGCCCATTCAGCGCAGCCGCAAGCCAGTGCTGCAACAGTAA
- a CDS encoding peptidoglycan glycosyltransferase encodes MTKDVWFLRIYAAICLVLAGAIIAGAASAAHIAKPGPEPQILTIVNATGEDILSMGFQTGRSMHFVRFDMPPAGRDDIENPGAVANLRVDTGLALWIFKDVPLAKAQSVTLRMGEKPMLELAFSKGEQQRLTGEAQSLLPGPDAGPVCALDRFRPGMPMKDVCTLLSATPQRDDNDAVLASLGFAGMVWAARLEPAQRGEKPSSKTPIVLDHMELRRKLDQETLDKLLNSLYEQKYSPWQAELPGLDINFTQMPSMDLNKQKDMLRQVLEYFMAASKGEATIMLAPTEMLPKLADADAPSSDVQLFTITLRPASKNIVVDVAAYQESEESR; translated from the coding sequence ATGACCAAGGATGTATGGTTTCTTCGCATATACGCGGCCATCTGTCTTGTGCTGGCCGGAGCGATCATTGCTGGCGCGGCCTCTGCCGCCCATATAGCAAAACCCGGCCCTGAACCGCAAATCCTCACCATCGTCAACGCCACAGGCGAGGATATTCTGAGCATGGGCTTTCAGACTGGCCGCAGTATGCATTTTGTGCGGTTCGACATGCCCCCCGCTGGTCGGGACGACATTGAAAACCCCGGCGCGGTCGCCAACCTGCGGGTGGACACAGGCCTTGCCCTGTGGATTTTCAAAGATGTGCCGCTGGCCAAGGCGCAAAGCGTGACCCTGCGTATGGGCGAAAAGCCAATGCTGGAACTCGCTTTTTCCAAGGGAGAGCAGCAACGCCTGACCGGCGAAGCGCAAAGCCTGCTGCCGGGGCCGGATGCCGGGCCGGTCTGCGCGCTTGACCGTTTTCGCCCCGGTATGCCCATGAAGGACGTTTGCACCCTGCTGAGCGCCACGCCGCAACGTGACGACAACGATGCCGTGCTTGCCAGCCTTGGCTTTGCGGGCATGGTCTGGGCCGCGCGCCTTGAGCCTGCCCAGCGTGGAGAAAAGCCTTCAAGCAAGACTCCCATTGTGCTTGACCACATGGAACTGCGCCGCAAGCTGGATCAGGAAACCCTGGATAAACTGCTGAACTCCCTTTACGAGCAAAAATACAGCCCGTGGCAGGCCGAATTGCCGGGGCTGGATATCAATTTTACCCAAATGCCGTCCATGGATCTGAACAAGCAGAAGGACATGCTGCGGCAGGTGCTGGAGTATTTCATGGCTGCCAGCAAGGGTGAAGCCACCATCATGCTCGCGCCCACAGAAATGCTGCCCAAGCTTGCGGATGCCGATGCCCCGAGCAGCGATGTGCAGCTATTCACCATCACCCTGCGCCCGGCTTCAAAAAATATTGTGGTGGATGTTGCCGCCTATCAGGAAAGCGAAGAATCAAGATAA
- a CDS encoding ABC transporter permease: MARITLPRLNLRRMATIVRKELLVLLCNKVSRMLIIVPPLMQIVVFGWAATMEVRNVDVAVLNQDSGNWSREIVRRLQGSHTFRSVTFLNGEADIRPTIERQNALFVMVFDDEFSRRIDAGTPAQMQVILDGRRSNAAQIASYYLETIVRGIGESTPRGQLALGAATSAAGGAPKLDVRVRCWFNPNLEFQWFFLPNLIGMLGFMLGLVVTGLSVAREREVGTFDQLLVSPATPTEIALAKLVPGCLVGLVHGTIFLLISVFGFGVPFSGSLVLLYMAMLVFAMASGGVGLMVSSLSATQQQAFLGAFTVGVPCILISGAVTPVINMPPFLQYASQLNPMRHFTTIVQGVFLKDITVAAAAVSLGKIACISAVAVSVAVWMFKRKA; the protein is encoded by the coding sequence ATGGCAAGAATAACGCTGCCCCGTCTGAACCTGCGGCGCATGGCGACCATTGTGCGCAAAGAGCTGCTGGTGCTGCTGTGCAACAAGGTTTCGCGCATGCTTATTATCGTGCCACCGCTCATGCAGATTGTGGTATTTGGCTGGGCGGCCACCATGGAAGTGCGCAATGTGGACGTGGCCGTGCTTAATCAGGACAGCGGCAACTGGAGCCGCGAGATCGTGCGCAGGCTACAGGGGTCGCACACCTTCCGCAGCGTGACATTTCTGAATGGCGAGGCGGATATCCGCCCGACCATCGAGCGGCAAAATGCCCTGTTTGTCATGGTGTTTGATGATGAATTTTCCCGCAGGATCGATGCGGGTACGCCAGCGCAGATGCAGGTGATACTCGACGGCAGGCGCTCCAATGCGGCGCAGATTGCCTCCTACTATCTTGAAACCATTGTGCGCGGCATTGGGGAATCCACGCCACGGGGGCAATTGGCGCTCGGCGCAGCAACCAGCGCGGCAGGCGGCGCACCCAAGCTGGATGTGCGCGTGCGCTGCTGGTTCAACCCCAATCTGGAATTTCAGTGGTTCTTTTTGCCCAACCTTATAGGCATGCTGGGCTTTATGCTGGGGCTGGTGGTGACGGGCCTTTCCGTAGCGCGGGAGCGCGAGGTGGGCACCTTTGACCAGTTGCTGGTTTCCCCGGCCACGCCTACGGAGATCGCCCTTGCCAAGCTGGTGCCGGGTTGTCTGGTGGGGCTGGTGCACGGCACCATTTTTCTGCTCATCTCCGTATTCGGTTTCGGGGTGCCGTTTAGCGGTTCGCTGGTGTTGCTCTACATGGCCATGCTGGTTTTTGCCATGGCTTCGGGCGGGGTGGGGCTGATGGTATCGTCGTTATCGGCCACGCAGCAGCAAGCCTTTCTGGGGGCTTTTACCGTAGGGGTGCCGTGCATCCTTATTTCCGGCGCGGTTACGCCCGTCATCAACATGCCGCCGTTTTTGCAATACGCCAGCCAGTTGAACCCCATGCGGCATTTCACCACCATTGTGCAGGGTGTTTTTCTCAAGGATATTACCGTGGCTGCGGCAGCGGTGAGCCTAGGCAAGATTGCCTGCATCAGCGCGGTGGCTGTGAGCGTTGCCGTGTGGATGTTCAAACGCAAGGCCTGA
- a CDS encoding efflux RND transporter periplasmic adaptor subunit, with translation MTVPRKVLGLGAALAVLLAVFLLWQWLRHDGDQLVLYGNVDIRQVDLSFRVNGRIASVLVDEGDAVAPGQALARIDDDLLTQQRDQAAAELEKQQASLLRLERGYRVEEIAQARAAVSGSAALAENAQINLNRVAAMRVSNAISQKDLDNARAQYSEASAKLRSNQDQLDMLLSGYREEEVLAQKAAVAAAAAALNHAEIQLRDVVLVAPQKGIVLTRAREAGAIVQAGQTVYTLTLTDPLWLRAYVDEPNLGRVKPGMPVKILVDAAPGKSFSGTVGFISPTAEFTPKTVETREVRTALVYRLRVQAQDPENVMRQGMPVTIILQDTPAP, from the coding sequence ATGACTGTCCCCCGTAAGGTTTTGGGCCTTGGCGCGGCTTTGGCTGTGCTGCTGGCTGTTTTTCTGTTGTGGCAGTGGCTCCGGCACGATGGCGACCAGCTTGTGCTGTACGGTAATGTGGACATACGGCAGGTTGACCTGAGTTTTCGCGTTAACGGGCGCATTGCAAGCGTGCTTGTTGACGAGGGCGATGCCGTTGCCCCCGGTCAGGCGTTGGCCCGCATTGATGATGATCTGCTGACCCAGCAGCGTGATCAGGCCGCCGCAGAACTTGAAAAACAGCAGGCCTCCCTGTTGCGTCTTGAGCGCGGCTACCGCGTGGAAGAAATCGCTCAGGCCCGCGCGGCGGTGAGCGGCTCTGCCGCTCTGGCAGAAAACGCGCAGATCAACCTGAACCGCGTGGCGGCCATGCGCGTTTCCAACGCTATTTCGCAAAAAGATCTGGACAACGCCCGCGCTCAGTACAGTGAGGCCAGCGCCAAGCTGCGTTCCAATCAGGATCAGCTGGACATGCTGCTCTCCGGCTACCGGGAAGAGGAAGTGCTGGCGCAGAAGGCGGCTGTTGCCGCTGCCGCCGCAGCCCTCAATCATGCGGAAATCCAGCTGCGCGACGTCGTGCTTGTTGCGCCGCAAAAGGGCATTGTACTCACCCGCGCCCGCGAGGCCGGGGCCATAGTGCAGGCCGGGCAGACCGTGTACACCCTCACCCTCACTGACCCCCTGTGGCTGCGGGCCTACGTGGACGAACCCAATCTGGGGCGCGTCAAACCCGGCATGCCCGTGAAGATTCTGGTGGACGCGGCGCCGGGCAAGAGCTTTTCCGGCACTGTGGGTTTTATTTCGCCCACGGCGGAGTTTACCCCCAAGACCGTTGAAACGCGCGAGGTGCGCACAGCTCTGGTCTACCGGCTGCGTGTACAGGCGCAAGACCCGGAAAACGTCATGCGGCAGGGCATGCCCGTGACCATCATTTTGCAGGATACGCCAGCGCCATGA
- a CDS encoding DUF1254 domain-containing protein: MLRITCNRIVDFGSFVGQAKRAELQYGAQAFNYTGDIMTNHSPVFGIANVTRVTAALALTLILCAPVIHAAQQPKEFPDAATVENIAAQGFVYGLPIVMHYAVTYEYSVDTKSPQYKAPFNALRNGARVFTYKDTVVITPNSDTPYSFACLDLRAEPVVITVPKDTDGRYFSVQLVDANTFNFGYIGSRTTGNGGGSYLVAGPEWKGAAPAGMRVFRSNAQFAMALFRTQLFNPADIDNVLKFQTGYAVKPLSAFLGQTPPPALPMPPFPNIEQDFVKPEFFDYLAFALQFAPAGPEEVSIRAQLASIGVVAGKHFAFDALPKDTQAAVLRGLQKGAGMVDASVTRPGLRVNGWKMSSPFGNREFFNGDWLLRAAGAKAGIYGNDAEEAVYPMTKTLADGSPLDGSKHKYRMTIPAGQYPPAKAFWSVTMYDGNTQLLIKNPIDRYLINSPMLPDMKKNPDGSLTILIQRDSPGKGHESNWLPAPDGPIFLVMRLYWPETEGLSVLPLGKGTWQPPKVELND, from the coding sequence ATGCTGCGCATCACATGCAATAGAATAGTTGATTTCGGCAGCTTTGTGGGGCAAGCAAAAAGAGCGGAATTGCAATACGGCGCTCAGGCCTTTAACTATACCGGGGACATCATGACAAACCATTCGCCTGTTTTCGGCATCGCCAATGTTACTAGGGTTACGGCGGCGCTCGCACTTACCTTGATCCTTTGCGCTCCGGTCATCCACGCCGCGCAACAGCCGAAGGAATTTCCCGATGCCGCTACGGTGGAAAACATTGCCGCGCAAGGTTTTGTTTACGGCCTGCCCATAGTGATGCACTACGCCGTCACCTATGAATACTCCGTTGACACCAAGTCCCCTCAGTACAAAGCGCCCTTCAACGCCCTGCGCAACGGGGCACGGGTGTTCACCTACAAGGATACCGTGGTCATCACGCCCAACAGCGACACGCCCTACTCCTTTGCCTGCCTTGATTTGCGGGCCGAACCGGTGGTCATTACCGTGCCGAAGGATACGGACGGGCGGTATTTCAGCGTGCAGCTTGTGGACGCCAATACTTTCAACTTTGGCTACATCGGCAGCAGAACAACAGGTAACGGCGGGGGCAGCTATCTTGTGGCGGGGCCGGAATGGAAGGGCGCAGCGCCCGCGGGCATGCGAGTGTTCCGCTCCAATGCGCAGTTTGCCATGGCCCTGTTCCGCACCCAGCTGTTCAACCCCGCAGATATTGATAATGTGCTGAAATTCCAGACAGGCTACGCTGTAAAACCCCTCTCGGCCTTTTTGGGGCAGACGCCGCCCCCGGCGCTCCCCATGCCGCCCTTCCCCAATATCGAGCAGGATTTTGTAAAGCCGGAATTTTTTGATTATCTGGCCTTTGCGCTGCAATTTGCCCCGGCCGGGCCGGAAGAAGTCTCCATCCGCGCCCAGCTTGCCAGCATCGGCGTGGTCGCGGGCAAGCACTTTGCATTTGATGCCCTGCCCAAGGATACGCAGGCAGCCGTGCTGCGCGGCCTGCAAAAGGGCGCAGGCATGGTCGATGCCTCCGTCACAAGGCCGGGGCTTCGCGTGAACGGTTGGAAGATGAGTTCACCCTTTGGCAACAGGGAGTTCTTTAACGGGGACTGGCTGTTGCGGGCAGCCGGGGCCAAGGCGGGCATTTACGGCAACGACGCCGAAGAAGCCGTGTATCCCATGACCAAAACCCTTGCGGACGGCAGCCCTCTTGACGGAAGCAAGCACAAGTACCGCATGACCATTCCCGCAGGGCAATACCCACCGGCCAAGGCTTTCTGGTCTGTGACCATGTACGACGGCAATACCCAGCTGCTCATAAAAAATCCCATTGACCGCTACCTGATCAATTCGCCCATGCTGCCGGACATGAAAAAGAATCCCGATGGCTCTCTTACCATCCTGATTCAGCGCGATTCTCCAGGCAAAGGGCACGAAAGCAACTGGCTGCCCGCGCCGGACGGCCCGATTTTTCTTGTGATGCGCCTGTACTGGCCCGAAACCGAGGGGCTCTCAGTGCTGCCGCTGGGCAAGGGAACCTGGCAGCCCCCCAAGGTGGAATTGAACGACTAA
- a CDS encoding UbiA-like polyprenyltransferase: MGFFPHSGMRLSTPFGQFGDICRMIKIEHSIFALPYAWAGAVLAARGLPSARSLIFLTIGMIAARSFAMAFNRLADLPFDRDNPRTQGRPLVTGVISKGQTWAFCALMAVIFIASCAALNTVCLWLSVPALLFAAIYSMLKRFTALCHFWLGATLGLAPLAGWLSVNPASLGLAPVLLFWAVTFWVAAFDIYYAFQDMDFDVAFELHSVPASFGPDTALTLAAFSHAMTSIFLLLAGFAAGLSWPWYVVWFGISIMLLVEHRLMKPQDLRHVNTAFFTINGIISPVVLAGVLLGIYI, translated from the coding sequence ATGGGCTTTTTTCCGCATTCCGGCATGAGGCTTTCCACGCCTTTTGGCCAGTTTGGCGACATTTGCCGGATGATCAAGATTGAGCATTCCATTTTTGCGCTGCCCTACGCCTGGGCAGGAGCGGTACTGGCAGCACGCGGCTTGCCCTCTGCGCGCAGCCTGATTTTTCTGACCATCGGCATGATCGCGGCGCGCTCATTCGCCATGGCCTTCAACCGGCTGGCCGATCTGCCCTTTGACCGCGACAACCCGCGCACACAGGGCCGCCCCCTGGTCACGGGCGTTATCAGCAAGGGGCAGACATGGGCCTTCTGCGCGCTCATGGCAGTTATCTTTATTGCCTCCTGCGCGGCGCTGAATACCGTCTGCCTGTGGCTTTCCGTGCCTGCGTTGCTGTTTGCGGCCATCTACAGCATGCTCAAGCGCTTTACGGCCCTGTGCCACTTCTGGCTGGGCGCGACCCTGGGTCTTGCCCCGCTTGCTGGCTGGCTCTCGGTCAATCCCGCAAGCCTTGGCCTTGCGCCCGTGCTGCTGTTCTGGGCTGTCACATTCTGGGTAGCGGCGTTTGACATCTATTATGCGTTTCAGGACATGGATTTTGACGTGGCCTTTGAGCTGCATTCCGTGCCTGCTTCTTTTGGGCCGGATACAGCCCTGACGCTGGCCGCGTTCTCGCATGCCATGACGTCCATCTTCTTGTTGCTGGCGGGTTTTGCCGCCGGGCTTTCCTGGCCCTGGTACGTGGTGTGGTTCGGCATCAGCATCATGCTGCTTGTGGAGCACAGGCTCATGAAGCCGCAGGATCTGCGCCATGTGAACACAGCCTTTTTTACCATCAACGGCATCATTTCGCCGGTCGTGCTGGCTGGCGTGTTGCTGGGCATCTATATCTGA
- a CDS encoding ATP-binding cassette domain-containing protein: protein MSDSAANQAVCLEGLVMRFGKGREAVTALDGVNAVIPAGRITGLVGPDAAGKTTLMRIMAGLMPPSEGRANLFGQSPAELMRSQPNSIGYMPQRFGLYEDISVMANMRLHASLRGLEGVDRDRVFEKLLGFTSLAPFTERLAGRLSGGMKQKLGIACALLGSPRLLLLDEPGVGVDPQSRRELWRMVQDLSQDGMTVVWSTAYLDEAERCPGVIMLDSGRVLFAGPPEELTARAEGRVFLLRADAGTHKKELALWTMRPGIEDALIQGSRIRLVLAANAPDDLRREVLARGGEAVSPRLEDAYMSAVGGINQSPSPYGKLHVGHNGGNHSGIQGSGGGSIVLAHEGASGAPPSVATPSDVVLSAAHADSGPTFSISARNLTKRFGAFVAARDISFDVRPGEIFGLLGPNGAGKSTTFRMLCGLSRPTSGSCAVDGVDLLSAGSEARSRLGYMAQKFSLYPDIPVRENITIFAELYGLSRERRNALLPELAEALELQPYLRSRTGSLPLGQKQRLALLCATLHEPPVLFLDEPTSGVDARTRRDFWKHISAMTTAGAAVLVTTHFMEEAEYCDRIALIYRGATISMGTPDELKASCTGVEDPTLEEAFIASIEKYDREHPQ from the coding sequence ATGAGCGACAGCGCCGCCAATCAGGCTGTCTGTCTGGAAGGGCTGGTCATGCGTTTTGGCAAGGGGCGCGAGGCCGTCACCGCTCTGGACGGCGTGAATGCGGTCATCCCCGCCGGGCGCATTACCGGGCTGGTGGGGCCTGACGCAGCGGGCAAAACCACGCTCATGCGCATAATGGCGGGCCTTATGCCGCCAAGTGAGGGGCGCGCAAACCTCTTTGGGCAAAGTCCTGCAGAGCTTATGCGCAGCCAGCCCAACAGCATTGGCTACATGCCGCAGCGCTTTGGCCTGTACGAGGATATTTCCGTCATGGCCAACATGCGCCTGCATGCCAGCCTGCGCGGCCTTGAAGGGGTGGATCGCGACCGTGTGTTTGAAAAGCTGCTGGGATTCACCAGTCTTGCCCCTTTTACCGAGCGCCTTGCAGGCAGATTGTCTGGCGGCATGAAGCAGAAGCTGGGCATTGCCTGCGCCTTGCTGGGTTCGCCACGCCTGCTGCTGCTTGACGAACCCGGCGTGGGCGTTGACCCGCAGTCGCGCCGTGAACTCTGGCGCATGGTGCAGGATTTGAGTCAGGACGGCATGACGGTTGTGTGGTCCACCGCCTATCTGGATGAAGCTGAGCGCTGCCCCGGCGTGATCATGCTGGACAGTGGACGCGTACTGTTTGCCGGGCCGCCGGAGGAACTCACCGCGCGGGCCGAAGGGCGGGTTTTTCTGCTGCGGGCCGATGCGGGGACGCATAAAAAGGAGCTGGCCCTGTGGACCATGCGACCCGGCATTGAAGACGCCCTCATTCAGGGCAGCCGCATCCGGCTGGTGCTGGCGGCAAATGCTCCTGACGATCTGCGGCGCGAGGTGCTGGCCCGTGGCGGGGAGGCTGTGTCCCCACGGCTGGAGGACGCCTACATGAGCGCCGTGGGCGGCATCAACCAGAGTCCTTCGCCCTATGGCAAACTGCATGTGGGCCACAACGGCGGCAACCACTCCGGCATTCAGGGCAGCGGCGGTGGCAGCATTGTTCTGGCGCATGAGGGTGCGTCAGGAGCGCCCCCCTCTGTTGCCACTCCGTCAGACGTAGTTTTGTCCGCTGCTCACGCTGATTCCGGCCCGACTTTTTCCATCTCGGCCCGCAACCTCACCAAACGCTTTGGCGCATTTGTGGCGGCACGCGATATTTCCTTTGATGTGCGCCCCGGCGAGATTTTTGGTCTGCTCGGGCCCAACGGGGCGGGCAAGTCCACCACCTTCCGCATGCTCTGCGGGCTTTCGCGCCCCACATCCGGCAGTTGCGCCGTGGACGGGGTAGACCTGCTGAGCGCGGGCAGCGAGGCCCGCTCGCGGCTGGGCTACATGGCGCAGAAGTTTTCGCTGTATCCGGATATTCCCGTGCGCGAAAACATCACCATTTTTGCGGAGTTGTATGGTCTTTCCAGGGAGCGGCGCAACGCCCTTTTGCCAGAACTGGCAGAGGCCTTGGAATTGCAGCCCTATCTGCGCAGCCGCACAGGCTCATTGCCGCTGGGGCAAAAGCAGCGCTTGGCCTTGCTGTGCGCCACCCTGCACGAACCGCCCGTGCTGTTTCTTGACGAGCCGACCTCTGGCGTTGACGCGCGTACCCGCCGGGATTTCTGGAAGCACATTTCCGCCATGACCACAGCCGGGGCCGCCGTGCTGGTGACGACCCACTTCATGGAAGAAGCCGAATACTGCGACCGCATCGCGCTGATCTATCGCGGGGCCACGATCAGCATGGGAACGCCGGACGAACTCAAGGCGTCCTGCACCGGGGTGGAAGACCCCACGCTGGAAGAAGCCTTTATCGCCAGCATTGAAAAATACGACAGGGAGCATCCGCAGTAG
- a CDS encoding potassium channel family protein has translation MLKLRALRARLYENRFELLMLSLWCVFILNIIFPENIYRGTAQAIYLPIQLLAALVLFEFKPRILRLVLIFGALLLVGRAMDLFFIRTMKEEMLLLYLCFFGSIMFEVFRQIAHAQMFTTKIVYAAVCGLLLIGYCGYFLFLAIEFHQPGSFIGLGPGDQAVNDLFYFSYVTILTIGYGDITPKTWIAKNATVLVGFTGYLYSIVVIALIVGRAHRMPRSAVAPTKKPAPLPARSPQSSSAKKPPEA, from the coding sequence ATGCTGAAACTACGAGCACTACGCGCCCGGCTTTATGAAAATCGTTTTGAACTGCTCATGCTCTCGCTGTGGTGCGTGTTCATCCTGAACATCATATTTCCAGAAAATATCTACAGGGGCACCGCGCAGGCAATATATCTGCCCATCCAGTTGCTCGCGGCTCTTGTACTTTTTGAATTCAAACCCCGCATTCTGCGGCTAGTCCTGATTTTCGGCGCGCTACTGCTCGTGGGCCGGGCCATGGATCTATTTTTTATCAGGACTATGAAAGAGGAAATGCTGCTGCTCTATCTGTGTTTTTTCGGCAGCATCATGTTTGAAGTATTCCGGCAGATAGCCCACGCTCAGATGTTTACGACCAAGATTGTTTACGCTGCGGTGTGCGGCCTGCTGCTCATTGGCTATTGCGGGTATTTTCTGTTTCTGGCCATCGAGTTCCATCAACCGGGTTCTTTCATAGGTCTGGGGCCGGGCGATCAAGCGGTCAACGATCTGTTCTACTTCAGCTACGTGACCATCCTCACCATCGGCTACGGCGACATCACGCCAAAGACATGGATCGCCAAAAACGCCACGGTGCTGGTGGGCTTTACAGGCTACCTCTATTCCATTGTCGTTATTGCGCTTATTGTGGGCAGGGCCCACCGCATGCCGCGCAGCGCCGTTGCCCCCACAAAAAAACCAGCCCCGCTGCCTGCGCGCTCTCCGCAATCATCTTCCGCCAAGAAACCGCCGGAAGCCTGA
- the yjgA gene encoding ribosome biogenesis factor YjgA — protein sequence MPRKKQYQWKSSDEAEGFDLPPSRSEKKRQSLALQNMGEELTRLGPQEVKNLDLPADLREALQLYARIGDHEGRRRQMQFIGRVMREIDPAPIRAMLDARREVSAAATAALHQAEQWRDRLLTADQDELAGLVETLLTARALPEQNAEEAQTSGKGALPGQDELLTMTLAARKEAAENTSPQARRALFRAIHGMLKA from the coding sequence ATGCCGCGCAAAAAACAGTACCAATGGAAATCCAGCGATGAGGCAGAAGGCTTTGACTTGCCGCCCAGCCGCTCTGAAAAAAAACGCCAGAGCCTTGCCCTGCAAAACATGGGCGAAGAACTGACGCGCCTTGGCCCGCAGGAAGTCAAAAACCTTGACCTGCCCGCAGACCTCAGGGAAGCGCTGCAACTATACGCCCGCATAGGCGACCACGAAGGCCGCCGCCGCCAGATGCAGTTTATTGGCCGCGTCATGCGCGAGATCGACCCCGCGCCCATCCGCGCCATGCTGGATGCCCGACGCGAGGTTTCAGCGGCAGCCACCGCAGCCCTTCATCAGGCAGAGCAGTGGCGCGACCGCCTGCTGACAGCTGACCAGGACGAACTTGCGGGCCTGGTGGAAACCCTGCTGACCGCAAGGGCACTGCCGGAACAGAACGCAGAAGAAGCGCAGACATCGGGCAAGGGCGCTCTGCCAGGTCAGGATGAACTCCTGACCATGACCCTCGCCGCCCGCAAGGAAGCTGCGGAGAACACCTCCCCGCAGGCCCGGCGCGCGCTTTTTCGCGCCATCCACGGCATGCTGAAAGCGTAA
- a CDS encoding ABC transporter permease, whose protein sequence is MLRNIWLRQLFALVGKEFQQIVRDPSSYLVAGVLPFIFLLLFGYGITLDAGVLRLGVLNQSGGRHSLSLAADFAHSPWFATRPVGTMTDAGRMMRDSVVQGILVIQQDFDEQLERGSAGAVQVLVDGSEPNTAQYIQNYSQGLIMSWQRTALPDGVAAALPINIQPRFWYNPAAKSVQFLVPGAITVIMTLIGTLLTSLVFAREWERGTMEAMFATPVSRMQLLLGKLIPYFCMGMFSMALCAVAAVTLFAVPFRGSLWVLVLLSSVFMLSALGQGLLISVTLRGQLVAAEAGLFSGFLPALLLSGFVFDINSMPPVLQALTRLLPASYFNTCLRTIFLTGDVWGVFGPSLLFMGLLASVLLGLVYRNLVKRLDA, encoded by the coding sequence ATGCTACGCAACATCTGGTTACGACAGCTATTTGCCCTCGTGGGCAAGGAATTTCAGCAGATCGTGCGCGATCCTTCGTCCTATCTGGTGGCCGGGGTATTGCCGTTCATTTTTCTGCTGCTCTTTGGCTACGGCATCACGCTGGATGCGGGCGTGCTGCGGCTGGGCGTGCTGAATCAGAGCGGCGGGCGGCATTCGCTGAGCCTTGCGGCGGATTTTGCCCACTCCCCGTGGTTTGCCACGCGGCCTGTGGGCACCATGACCGATGCAGGGCGTATGATGCGCGATTCTGTGGTGCAGGGCATTCTGGTGATCCAGCAGGATTTTGACGAGCAGCTTGAGCGGGGCAGCGCCGGGGCCGTGCAGGTGCTTGTGGACGGCTCAGAACCCAATACCGCACAGTATATCCAGAACTACAGCCAGGGGCTGATTATGTCCTGGCAGCGCACGGCCTTGCCAGATGGCGTTGCAGCAGCGCTGCCCATCAATATTCAGCCGCGCTTCTGGTACAATCCTGCCGCCAAGAGCGTGCAGTTTCTTGTGCCGGGGGCCATCACGGTAATTATGACCCTGATAGGCACCTTGCTGACCTCTCTGGTATTTGCCCGCGAGTGGGAGCGCGGCACCATGGAGGCCATGTTCGCCACGCCCGTGAGCCGCATGCAATTGCTGCTGGGCAAGCTGATTCCATATTTCTGCATGGGCATGTTCAGCATGGCCCTGTGCGCGGTGGCGGCGGTGACGCTCTTTGCCGTGCCCTTTCGCGGCTCCCTGTGGGTGCTTGTGTTATTGTCGTCCGTATTCATGCTGAGCGCGCTGGGGCAGGGGCTGCTGATTTCCGTAACCCTGCGCGGGCAACTGGTGGCTGCTGAAGCGGGATTGTTCTCCGGCTTTTTGCCCGCATTGCTGCTCTCGGGCTTCGTATTTGACATCAACAGCATGCCGCCCGTGCTTCAGGCGCTGACGCGGCTTTTGCCCGCCAGCTACTTCAATACCTGTTTGCGTACCATCTTTCTGACCGGGGATGTGTGGGGCGTGTTTGGCCCCAGCCTTCTGTTCATGGGGCTGCTGGCCTCGGTATTGCTGGGGCTGGTGTACCGCAACCTTGTCAAAAGGCTGGACGCGTGA